Proteins encoded in a region of the Schistocerca gregaria isolate iqSchGreg1 unplaced genomic scaffold, iqSchGreg1.2 ptg000215l, whole genome shotgun sequence genome:
- the LOC126304988 gene encoding uncharacterized protein LOC126304988 has product MLNIARLKSGHRLFDAHCGRLKRKVLCSGIYVQKRQYSSTNYYSVLGVSQNATQDEIKKAFFEKAKKVHPDVNKNDPNAQKQFVEISTAYEVLRDADKRAQYDMQLKYGGGHDSYNDSGYSSYRPYQQYQSRRSSQNYARPSDKMGFEGHNSEEFMRWYQRNFGDVFREFQDFSRGNTTIIEERLPDGSYRIKIIKTSSRSSSPKNSFFGGNSRMDFEHAQQHTNQTKGPQNVWDGGGLFNVFRDFFKDSFDTNENIGYQAIGVGSFDYPSSSTIVETSSEAEPFSVFSPNNEVVGGISQRCLSADQGYVLSFMAHSRVIAKARLYMKHGRERIIIEDGNSKRICAIEQRASSPVSNSQLTIIQRIKDRLSSYYSIFNEANSLIGYFCVSPFRRRIEYYDLQYGKVGHATREDCETNSLARPTMDKWNISIENTKCLDPSVYIFSTAFNTKESRKAVVGHLRKMWENLTGRIK; this is encoded by the exons ATGTTGAACATCGCAAG GTTAAAATCGGGCCATCGGCTTTTTGATGCACATTGTGGGCGCCTGAAGCGCAAAGTTTTGTGTAGCGGCATTTATGTTCAGAAAAGACAATACTCGAGCACAA ACTATTATAGTGTCCTTGGGGTCAGTCAGAATGCGACACAGGATGAGATTAAGAAGGCGTTTTTCGAA AAAGCTAAGAAGGTGCATCCAGATGTCAACAAGAACGACCCTAATGCTCAGAAGCAATTTGTCGAGATCAGCACAGCGTACGAAGTGCTGAGAGATGCAGACAAGCGAGCGCAATATGACATGCAACTGAAGTATGGAGGTGGACACGACTCATATAACGACAGTGGGTATAGTTCTTACAGGCCTTATCAACAATATCAGTCAAGGAGGTCAAGTCAGAATTATGCGCGTCCATCAGATAAAATGGGGTTTGAAGGACATAACTCAGAAGAGTTCATGAGGTGGTATCAACGCAATTTCGGCGACGTATTTCGGGAGTTTCAAGATTTTTCAAGGGGAAACACGACAATCATTGAGGAGCGCCTACCAGATGGGAGTTACCGTATAAAAATCATCAAGACGTCGTCTAGGAGTTCCAGCCCGAAAAACTCATTTTTTGGCGGCAACTCTCGAATGGACTTTGAGCACGCGCAACAACATACGAATCAAACAAAAGGCCCGCAAAATGTTTGGGACGGAGGAGGTCTGTTCAACG TGTTCAGAGATTTTTTTAAAGATTCGTTTGATACGAATGAGAATATTGGATATCAAGCTATTGGAGTTGGTTCGTTTGATTATCCGTCTAGTTCGACGATCGTTGAGACTTCTAGTGAG GCAGAGCCATTTAGTGTCTTTTCACCGAACAACGAAGTAGTGGGAGGCATCTCACAAAG ATGTCTAAGCGCCGATCAGGGATATGTCTTGTCCTTTATGGCGCATTCTAGAGTAATTGCGAAGGCCAGACTCTATATGAAGCATGGGAGGGAGAGAATAATTATTGAAGACGGAAATTCGAAAAG GATATGCGCTATTGAGCAGAGAGCTTCCAGTCCAGTTTCAAATTCGCAACTCACGATCATTCAGCGGATCAAGGATCGTCTTTCCTCGTATTACTCTATTTTCAACGAGGCGAATTCTTTGATTGGATACTTTTGTGTATCTCCGTTCAGAAGGAGGATCGAATACTATGACCTTCAGTACGGAAAGGTGGGCCACGCGACCAGAGAGGACTGTGAGACCAACTCGCTGGCAAGGCCGACGATGGACAAGTGGAACATCTCGATCGAGAACACGAAATGCTTAGATCCTAGTGTGTACATTTTTTCAACGGCGTTTAACACGAAAGAGAGCAGGAAAGCAGTTGTAGGACACTTGAGGAAAATGTGGGAGAATTTGACAGGTcggattaaatga
- the LOC126304989 gene encoding uncharacterized protein LOC126304989, giving the protein MGCGASTPEDAQNEIAAGGQQKPTDYNYMCKLLLLGDSGVGKSALMMRFADGSFKGSFMSTVGIDFKMKTVTIDGKRVKIQIWDTAGQERFRTITKTYYRGANGYILVYDVTNQESFDRVKYWLNEIKKNGNENVYKTIVGNKADLSDQRAVKFEDGENFSKEVNIPFIETSAKDGLNVEGLFTTMTQKFVKFAASQN; this is encoded by the exons ATGGGTTGTGGTGCAAGTACTCCAG AAGATGCTCAGAACGAGATAGCTGCAGGAGGCCAGCAAAAGCCTACCGACTA CAACTACATGTGCAAACTGTTGCTACTAG GCGACTCTGGAGTCGGAAAAAGCGCGCTCATGATGCGATTTGCTGATGGATCATTCAAAGGGAGCTTCATGAGCACTGTGGGCATCGATTTC aaaatgaaaacagTCACCATAGATGGGAAACGAGTCAAAATTCAAATC TGGGATACAGCTGGACAAGAACGGTTCAGAACTATCACCAAGACTTATTATCGTGGCGCAAATGGCTACATCCTAGTGTACGACGTGACGAACCAAGAATCGTTCGACCGTGTCAAGTATTGGCTCAATGAGAttaagaagaatggaaatgaaaacgtCTATAAAACCATTGTGGGGAATAAAGCAGACTTGAGCGATCAGCGAGCCGTTAAGTTCGAAGATGGAGAAAACTTTTCAAAAGAAGTTAATATTCCTTTTATCGAAACCAGTGCGAAAGATGGGTTAAACGTAGAAGGCCTGTTTACGACAATGACCCAAAAGTTTGTAAAATTTGCTGCCAGTCAGAACTAG
- the LOC126304987 gene encoding uncharacterized protein LOC126304987: MVVSSSESSPFLEQVEQSFYTNMVLLGFRADPVFRELGYTVSPSMFQAPNMKGMEGVLYFLLTKIRPELKQEWRAIWPILDKKQAREFKESAHKVLLELEKQGCFPTATIRFFHLHSCSGEKFCHMVWNLSTHALCSQSPGAEACPKLRGVPPASALNATQMEAQKRALGLGIYLTSMESLEVARRISESEKVWKSTARELEEDYRRVQSELSLIRSKHRELEKLLENEKGVEHVEKDVESNWDSILDFFESTKAQRGMIKDVLNRKSSTIVIQGSQFCEDDCKDRNEPGSLGSGEVDLKAVLNRWIDSAHPLLTELNRVYSLSSESKFEWLKKKKTEPSSASDQNALDQLLASLDGMLVQHGHHLNHTRSLIEQLELELASDDAIISRLEADLVAPPPPPPQLHEKRVSNASQSRPVPKCDPPPLNCDALVSSYSNHIRAKTNSRPTTPLLDANADRHPLFDWTGLSSSASPLDLLLSPDTARSLQST; encoded by the exons ATGGTTGTATCTTCTTCCGAGTCATCTCCCTTCCTAGAGCAGGTTGAGCAGTCATTCTACACCAACATGGTGCTCCTTGGCTTCAGAGCGGACCCTGTCTTCCGAGAGCTCGGGTACACCGTTTCCCCCTCTATGTTTCAAGCGCCGAACATGAAGGGTATGGAGGGCGTGTTGTACTTTTTGCTGACCAAAATTCGTCCGGAATTGAAAcag GAGTGGAGAGCCATATGGCCGATTCTAGACAAAAAGCAAGCGAGGGAATTCAAAGAGAGCGCCCACAAGGTTCTCTTGGAGCTGGAGAAGCAGGGTTGCTTTCCAACGGCGACAATTCGATTCTTTCACCTGCACAGCTGCAGCGGCGAAAA GTTTTGTCATATGGTTTGGAATCTTTCTACACACGCGCTGTGTTCTCAGTCGCCAGGCGCGGAGGCATGCCCGAAGTTGAGAGGGGTGCCGCCCGCGTCGGCTTTGAACGCGACTCAGATGGAGGCGCAAAAGCGCGCGCTGGGCCTGGGCATCTACTTGACGAGCATGGAGAGTCTGGAGGTGGCGCGTCGCATATCTGAGAGCGAGAAGGTGTGGAAGTCTACGGCGCGAGAGCTAGAAGAGGACTATCGTCGGGTGCAGTCGGAGCTGTCGCTAATCAGGTCAAAGCACCGAGAATTGGAAAAGCTGTTAGAAAACGAGAAGGGGGTAGAACACGTGGAAAAAGACGTCGAGTCCAACTGGGACTCTATATTGGACTTCTTCGAATCCACGAAGGCGCAACGAGGAATGATAAAAGATGTTCTAAATAGAAAATCTAGTACAATTGTTATACAAGGCAGTCAGTTCTGCGAAGACGATTGCAAGGACCGAAATGAGCCAGGGTCTCTTGGTTCCGGCGAAGTCGATTTGAAAGCCGTATTGAATCGTTGGATCGATTCCGCTCATCCCCTTTTGACCGAGCTCAATCGTGTATATAGCCTCTCTTCTGAATCTAAATTTgaatggctgaaaaaaaaaaaaactgagccctCAAGTGCTTCTGATCAGAATGCGCTTGACCAACTTCTCGCTAGTTTGGATGGCATGCTCGTCCAGCATGGGCATCACCTGAATCACACTCGCTCATTGATTGAGCAGCTAGAGCTCGAATTGGCGTCAGACGACGCTATCATTTCCCGGCTGGAAGCCGATCTTGTcgcgcctcccccgccccctcctcaACTCCACGAGAAGCGCGTTTCGAACGCGTCTCAAAGCCGCCCTGTTCCAAAATGCGACCCTCCCCCTCTGAACTGCGACGCGCTTGTATCGAGCTATTCAAATCACATCCGAGCAAAAACGAACTCGCGCCCTACAACGCCTCTTCTAGACGCGAACGCCGACCGCCATCCTCTCTTCGACTGGACGGGCCTTTCTTCGTCTGCCTCGCCCCTGGACCTGCTGCTGTCTCCCGACACCGCTCGCAGCCTCCAAAGTACATAA
- the LOC126304984 gene encoding receptor of activated protein C kinase 1-like, translating into MDVLSLRGTLKGHGGSVTAISSTPEAPDIVLSSSRDKSIMVWKLMQNELEYGYPLRALRGHNHYVQDVVISTDGQYALSSSWDSTLRLWDLTTGNTSKTFIGHSKDVLSVAFSSDNRQIVSGSRDRSIKLWNTLGQCKHTVTDGHDGWVSCVRFSPNISNPIFASVGWDRNVKIWNLGNCSLVSTLKEHTGYINAITISPDGSICASGGKDGNAIIWDVNEKSSLYSLNIGSIINTLCFSPKRYWLCTGTDSGVQVFDLESKTKIADLSHAFPDFKSKNQKTACTSLSWSADGSILYAGYTDGCIRVWGTNSGY; encoded by the coding sequence ATGGACGTGTTGAGTTTGCGCGGGACCCTGAAGGGGCATGGAGGTAGTGTTACGGCGATCAGTTCGACGCCTGAGGCACCTGATATTGTTTTATCTAGTTCCCGAGATAAGAGCATCATGGTTTGGAAGCTAATGCAAAACGAACTAGAGTATGGGTACCCACTACGGGCGTTAAGAGGACATAACCATTACGTACAAGATGTTGTTATCTCTACCGATGGACAATATGCCCTGTCTTCTTCCTGGGATTCGACGCTCAGACTCTGGGATTTAACCACAGGAAACACGTCTAAGACCTTTATTGGGCACTCAAAAGACGTATTATCGGTAGCATTTTCTTCCGATAATAGGCAAATCGTTTCTGGATCTCGAGACCGCTCGATAAAGCTTTGGAATACTCTCGGCCAATGCAAACATACCGTCACGGATGGCCATGATGGTTGGGTCAGCTGTGTTCGCTTTTCTCCGAATATTTCTAACCCAATTTTTGCGTCGGTTGGTTGGGACAGAAATGTTAAGATATGGAATTTGGGCAACTGTTCACTCGTCAGTACCCTCAAAGAACATACTGGATACATCAATGCTATCACCATATCCCCGGACGGATCTATATGCGCATCCGGCGGCAAGGATGGGAACGCCATCATATGGGATGTCAATGAAAAATCCTCCCTCTACTCTCTAAACATCGGCTCTATCATCAACACACTTTGCTTCTCACCCAAGAGATACTGGCTTTGCACGGGTACCGACTCAGGCGTCCAAGTATTTGACTTAGAAAGCAAAACGAAAATTGCCGACTTAAGCCATGCGTTCCCTGACTTCAAATCAAAAAATCAAAAAACGGCTTGCACCTCCCTTTCTTGGTCTGCAGATGGCAGTATTTTATATGCGGGATATACCGACGGGTGCATCCGCGTATGGGGTACCAACTCTGGCTACTAA
- the LOC126304986 gene encoding myotubularin-related protein 2-like → MFQMRGKMCNEEQSSTVAERESALEESEKIKLYEGERVETWLLTCRCTSVSLNMDLEGRMCLTSYRIWFSSFAGRETITIPNLCVSSYAQQTEPAFQTLPFVTGAPSGPRAGYAVEVYTKDVRRFRFLFCTAEEREKLVRHIKSRSFFVRHQSNPPIFCYSLGESRKLSTLPNGKSWRYDPVAEYERLDELSGWKRWFELTENEVGGRLYGICETYPSRFVVPRSVGLAEVISSSKFRSSERVPTTVWINGRNGATLSRSAQPLSGLRRGNEGDEKLVRAIWEANPGYGRRQAGRCRADERTEKIEECVDEYGERDRVPMYIIDARSLTAAIANIVKGGGYENVSRYGDCRMEFLNIHNIHKVRSSFGALCRVLLLSASGSPASAAVKSSQWLVHVKSILSGALAIASRLEEGSSVLVHCSDGWDRTSQLVSLVELILDPYFRTIKGFCCLVQKEWLSFGHRFALRFGIGQMESQTDESSPVFIQWLDAVYQCMRQCPESFEFTPEFLVWLLDAAQSGRYGTFLFDSEKQREEKGGSLPCVWAYLAELEQEWQSQRERGSTWSGWVNPNYTVKDGGVTGKLSASRLRLWESYFYRYRDRAAPSGDGGTSEERARKGGAASLDCEDLTREDEKVLAETSEESLCSELVTNRRVNSELFSRQPDLVWLQGSERRLCADMNEKSIWKCMCLAAMKPDAVALREDLGVVSQLIESEVDECEIHLLIRNGRIARCLVDREATSRPPEPVGETSDRSITFGSEKAEEDCYECRISVRTRKSASRDGGRRAGVVKTTVVKVIGSRWWETFWEWGTTWGSYIRDTASAAVVYATRK, encoded by the exons ATGTTCCAGATGCGCGGGAAAATGTGT AATGAAGAACAGAGTTCGACGGTCGCGGAGCGCGAGTCGGCGTTAGAAGAGAGCGAGAAAATAAAGTTGTACGAGGGAGAACGCGTGGAGACGTGGCTGCTGACGTGCAGATGCACGAGCGTGTCGCTGAATATGGATTTGGAGGGGCGCATGTGTTTGACGAGCTACAGGATATGGTTTAGCTCGTTTGCG GGGAGAGAGACGATAACGATACCGAACTTGTGCGTGTCGAGTTACGCGCAGCAGACGGAGCCGGCCTTTCAGACGCTGCCGTTCGTCACGGGGGCGCCGTCGGGTCCGAGGGCGGGGTATGCCGTTGAGGTGTACACGAAGGACGTGCGTCGGTTTCGGTTTTTATTTTGTACGGCGGAAGAGAGAGAGAAGCTGGTGCGACACATAAAGAGTCGCTCTTTCTTCGTGAGGCACCAGTCGAACCCGCCCATATTTTGCTACAGTCTCGGAGAGAGCAGGAAGCTGTCGACGCTGCCGAACGGGAAGTCGTGGAGATACGATCCGGTGGCGGAGTACGAGAGGCTGGACGAGCTGTCTGGGTGGAAGAGGTGGTTTGAATTGACGGAAAACGAGGTCGGTGGTCGGTTGTACGGGATTTGCGAGACGTACCCGTCGAGGTTCGTGGTGCCGAGGTCGGTGGGGCTGGCGGAGGTGATATCGTCGAGCAAGTTCCGGAGTTCGGAGAGAGTGCCGACGACAGTGTGGATAAACGGGAGGAACGGCGCGACGTTGTCGAGGAGCGCGCAGCCGCTGTCCGGACTGAGGAGGGGCAATGAAGGAGACGAGAAGTTGGTGAGGGCGATTTGGGAGGCGAACCCAGGGTACGGGCGAAGGCAGGCGGGGCGATGTCGCGCCGACGAGCGCACAGAGAAAATCGAAGAGTGTGTAGACGAGTATGGAGAGCGGGACAGAGTGCCCATGTATATTATAGATGCGAGATCGCTGACGGCTGCTATTGCCAACATCGTTAAGGGTGGTGGGTACGAGAACGTGAGTCGATATGGGGACTGCAGGATGGAGTTTCTGAACATTCACAACATTCACAAGGTGAGGAGTTCGTTCGGTGCGCTGTGTCGAGTGTTGTTGCTGAGCGCCAGCGGCTCGCCGGCGTCGGCGGCGGTGAAGTCCTCGCAGTGGCTGGTGCACGTGAAGTCGATATTGAGCGGCGCGTTGGCGATAGCGAGTCGGCTGGAAGAGGGGTCTTCGGTGTTGGTGCACTGCAGCGACGGGTGGGATAGGACGTCTCAGCTGGTCTCTTTGGTGGAGCTGATACTGGATCCGTATTTCAGGACGATAAAGGGGTTTTGCTGCCTTGTACAGAAGGAGTGGCTGTCCTTTGGACACAGATTTGCGCTGAGGTTCGGAATAGGGCAGATGGAGAGCCAAACGGACGAGAGTTCTCCGGTGTTCATCCAGTGGCTCGACGCGGTGTATCAGTGCATGCGGCAGTGTCCCGAGTCGTTCGAGTTCACGCCGGAGTTCTTGGTGTGGCTGCTGGACGCGGCTCAGAGCGGGCGATACGGAACGTTTTTGTTCGACAGCGAGAAGCAGAGGGAGGAGAAGGGGGGAAGTCTGCCGTGCGTGTGGGCGTACTTGGCGGAATTGGAGCAGGAGTGGCAGTCGCAAAGAGAGCGCGGGTCCACTTGGAGCGGCTGGGTGAATCCGAACTACACCGTCAAGGACGGGGGAGTGACGGGGAAACTGTCGGCGAGCAGACTGCGACTGTGGGAATCGTACTTCTACAGGTACCGCGACAGGGCGGCGCCGAGTGGCGACGGGGGGACGTCAGAGGAGCGGGCGAGGAAGGGCGGGGCCGCCAGCTTGGACTGCGAGGACCTGACGAGAGAGGACGAGAAAGTTTTGGCCGAGACGAGCGAGGAATCATTGTGTTCGGAATTGGTGACGAACCGTCGCGTGAATTCGGAGCTCTTTTCGCGTCAGCCGGACTTGGTCTGGTTGCAGGGTTCAGAGCGTCGCCTGTGCGCGGACATGAACGAGAAGAGCATTTGGAAGTGCATGTGCTTGGCGGCGATGAAGCCCGACGCGGTCGCGCTTCGGGAGGATTTGGGCGTGGTGTCTCAGCTGATCGAGTCCGAGGTGGACGAGTGCGAGATTCATTTGTTGATTCGAAACGGGCGGATTGCGCGCTGTTTGGTCGACAGGGAGGCGACTTCGCGACCGCCCGAGCCCGTCGGCGAAACGTCCGACCGTTCCATCACGTTTGGATCCGAAAAGGCGGAGGAAGACTGCTACGAGTGCCGAATCAGCGTGAGGACCAGGAAGTCTGCTTCGAGAGACGGCGGGAGGAGGGCCGGTGTCGTGAAGACCACCGTGGTGAAAGTGATTGGATCTAGATGGTGGGAGACGTTCTGGGAATGGGGCACCACGTGGGGTTCTTACATCCGAGATACGGCATCTGCAGCCGTCGTTTATGCgaccagaaagtga